From one Bacteroides eggerthii genomic stretch:
- a CDS encoding anaerobic C4-dicarboxylate transporter family protein — MILQLLFVLTAIIIGARLGGIGLGVMGGVGLGILTFVFGLQPTAPPIDVMLMIAAVISAASCMQAAGGLDYMVKLAEKLLRKNPSHVTILSPIVTYLFTFVAGTGHVAYSILPVIAEVAIETKIRPERPLGIAVIASQQAITASPISAATVALLGLLTGFDITLFDILKITIPATILGVLVGALCSMRVGKELVDDPEYQKRMAEGYFDGRKIKIDDVKNKRHAMLSVIIFILATAFIVLFGSFEGMRPSFLAGGETVTLGMSSIIEIIMLSAAAIILLVTKTDGIKATQGSVFPAGMQAVIAIFGIAWMGDTFLNGNMAQLTASIEGVVRQMPWLFGIALFVMSILLYSQAATVRALVPLGIALGISPYMLIAMFPAVNGYFFIPNYPTVVAAINFDRTGTTRIGKYILNHSFMMPGIVSTVVAIALGLLFIQIF, encoded by the coding sequence ATGATATTACAACTATTGTTTGTGCTGACCGCTATTATCATAGGCGCACGTTTAGGAGGCATAGGCCTCGGAGTGATGGGTGGTGTGGGTTTAGGTATACTAACCTTTGTATTTGGCTTGCAACCTACGGCACCGCCAATAGATGTAATGTTAATGATTGCCGCCGTTATTTCCGCAGCTTCCTGCATGCAAGCAGCCGGCGGACTTGATTATATGGTGAAGTTAGCGGAAAAGCTATTACGGAAAAATCCGTCTCACGTAACGATCCTCAGCCCTATCGTAACCTATTTATTTACTTTTGTAGCAGGAACCGGACATGTTGCCTATTCCATTCTTCCTGTCATAGCCGAAGTTGCCATTGAAACCAAAATCAGGCCCGAACGCCCGTTGGGCATTGCAGTTATCGCTTCGCAGCAGGCCATTACAGCAAGCCCTATTTCGGCAGCAACAGTTGCTCTGCTTGGCCTACTGACCGGATTCGATATTACTTTATTCGATATATTGAAAATAACGATTCCTGCTACAATCCTCGGCGTTCTGGTAGGTGCACTGTGTTCCATGCGCGTAGGAAAAGAGCTGGTTGATGATCCTGAGTATCAGAAGCGTATGGCTGAGGGATACTTTGATGGCAGAAAAATAAAGATTGATGATGTAAAGAACAAGCGCCATGCCATGCTTTCCGTAATTATTTTCATCCTCGCTACCGCCTTCATTGTCCTTTTCGGTTCATTTGAAGGTATGCGTCCTTCTTTCCTTGCCGGTGGAGAGACAGTCACCTTGGGCATGTCTTCCATTATAGAAATCATTATGCTTTCGGCTGCAGCCATTATTCTATTAGTGACCAAAACAGATGGAATCAAAGCGACACAAGGTTCTGTTTTCCCGGCCGGGATGCAGGCTGTAATCGCTATTTTTGGCATTGCTTGGATGGGCGATACATTCCTGAACGGTAATATGGCACAACTTACCGCCTCCATTGAAGGTGTTGTGCGCCAAATGCCCTGGTTGTTCGGCATCGCTTTGTTTGTCATGTCCATCCTGTTATATAGCCAGGCAGCTACGGTACGCGCCTTAGTGCCACTCGGCATTGCTTTGGGAATATCGCCCTATATGCTGATAGCCATGTTCCCCGCCGTCAACGGATATTTCTTCATTCCCAACTATCCTACCGTAGTGGCAGCCATCAACTTTGACCGTACAGGAACAACCCGGATCGGCAAATACATACTCAATCATTCTTTTATGATGCCAGGTATTGTTTCCACTGTGGTTGCAATTGCTTTGGGGTTATTATTCATACAAATATTCTGA
- the aspA gene encoding aspartate ammonia-lyase gives MKEEALKKTRIESDLIGSREIPENAMYGVQTLRGIENFRISKFHLNEYPLFINALAITKMGAAIANYELGLLTEKQVDAILKACKEILEGKHHEQFPVDMIQGGAGTTTNMNANEVIANRALELLGHKRGEYQYCSPNDHVNRSQSTNDAYPTAIHIGMYYTHLKLMKHFEELIDAFRRKAEEFKHIIKMGRTQLEDAVPMTLGQTFNGFASILHDEIKNLNFAAEEFLTVNMGATAIGTGITAEPEYAEKCVKALKELTGWDIKLSDDLVGATSDTSCLVGYSSAMRRVAVKMNKICNDLRLLASGPRCGLGEINLPAMQPGSSIMPGKVNPVIPEVMNQIDYKVIGNDLCVAMSGEAAQMELNAMEPVMAQCCFESADLLMNGFDTLRTLCIDGITANEDVCRRYVHDSIGVVTALNPVIGYKNSTRIAKEALETGKGVYELVLEHNILSKEDLDTILKPENMIKPVKLDIKPNLLLEREARSGM, from the coding sequence ATGAAAGAAGAAGCATTGAAGAAAACTCGCATTGAGAGTGATTTGATTGGCAGTCGGGAAATACCGGAAAATGCCATGTATGGAGTGCAAACCCTTAGAGGTATTGAGAACTTTCGGATTAGTAAATTTCATCTGAACGAGTATCCTTTATTCATCAACGCTCTCGCTATCACCAAGATGGGAGCAGCTATTGCTAATTATGAGCTTGGTTTGCTTACCGAGAAACAAGTGGACGCCATTTTGAAGGCTTGTAAAGAAATACTTGAAGGTAAGCATCATGAACAGTTCCCGGTGGATATGATTCAGGGTGGAGCCGGAACCACTACCAATATGAACGCCAACGAAGTGATAGCCAATCGCGCTCTTGAATTATTGGGGCATAAACGTGGTGAATATCAGTACTGTTCGCCGAACGACCACGTAAATCGTTCACAATCAACGAATGATGCTTATCCTACTGCTATACATATAGGTATGTATTATACTCACCTCAAACTGATGAAGCATTTTGAAGAACTGATTGATGCATTCCGGCGTAAGGCGGAAGAGTTTAAGCATATCATTAAAATGGGACGTACGCAGTTGGAAGATGCTGTTCCGATGACTCTCGGACAAACGTTTAATGGATTTGCCAGCATCCTGCATGATGAAATAAAGAACCTGAACTTTGCGGCGGAAGAGTTTCTTACTGTCAATATGGGGGCTACCGCCATCGGCACCGGTATTACGGCAGAGCCGGAATATGCTGAAAAATGCGTGAAGGCTTTGAAGGAGCTTACAGGCTGGGATATTAAATTATCTGATGATTTGGTGGGAGCTACTTCGGACACCTCCTGTCTTGTAGGATATTCTTCGGCTATGAGGAGAGTTGCGGTGAAGATGAATAAGATATGCAATGATCTTCGTCTGCTTGCATCCGGACCGCGCTGCGGATTGGGAGAAATAAATCTTCCTGCCATGCAACCGGGATCTTCTATTATGCCGGGCAAGGTAAATCCGGTTATTCCGGAAGTGATGAATCAGATTGACTATAAGGTAATAGGCAATGACCTCTGCGTGGCTATGAGTGGTGAAGCGGCACAGATGGAATTGAATGCAATGGAACCTGTTATGGCACAATGTTGTTTTGAGTCTGCCGATTTGTTGATGAACGGGTTCGACACTTTGCGTACTCTTTGCATCGATGGTATCACTGCCAATGAAGATGTGTGTCGCAGATATGTGCACGACAGCATCGGTGTGGTTACCGCCCTTAATCCGGTGATTGGTTATAAGAACTCTACCCGAATAGCCAAGGAAGCTCTTGAAACGGGAAAGGGCGTTTATGAGCTGGTATTGGAGCATAACATTCTTTCCAAAGAAGATTTGGATACTATTCTGAAACCGGAGAATATGATTAAGCCTGTAAAGTTGGATATAAAGCCTAATCTTTTATTAGAAAGAGAAGCTCGTTCCGGCATGTAA